The window ATTTCTGATTCACTATCATTTTTTCCGGGTATGATCAGAGTGACGACTTCCAGATGAACCATAGAGGAAGCCATTGAAATAAACTCTTTCACACTATCCAGATCCCCCTGTAACTCATTTTTATACCATTGAGAATTAAAACTCTTCAAATCCACTTTGATTGCATCCATGTGGGAGATCAGCCATCGTCCCGGCTCCGGATTGATGCAGCCGTTTGTGACAAGAAGAGGGGCAATATTGTTTTCTTTCAGGAGGATGGCCGTTTCAATGAGAAATTCTATATGCACTAAAGGTTCTGAATAGGTAAATGAAACTGAAGGGAAACCTGATTCAAGAACCTTCTCAAGGATGAACCTGGCTGTTATGTCCTGGTTGGTAAAACTTGTGCTGACGAGTTCATGATTCTGACAGAAAGGACATTTAAGATTACATCCTGAAAAACCAATGGAGAGAGAAGAACTTCCAGGCAGGAAATGATAAAAAGGCTTCTTTTCGACTGGATCCACAGCCATGGTCGTTACAGGTGCCGACTGTGGTTCAATTCTATCCTCTGATGCCGTCCTTACCCCGCAAAGGCCTTGTTTTCCCGGTTTAAGGATGCAGGAATGAGGACAGAGAAGACACTGGAATCCCCGGTCTCCCAGGGATCGATAGAGGGGAGGGGCACTCATAGATTCAATCCCCTTTGTTCGAAATCGATTATAAATACTTTTGCAGATCAACAACACGATCCAGGGCTTCCCAGGGAAACTCAGACCGTCCGAAATGACCATAAGCTGCAGTCGGATAATAAATGGGACGTTTCAGATCAAATTGTGAAATGATTCCAAAAGGTGTCATATCAAATTCTTTTCTGATAATTTCCTCCATTTTGGATTCGTCCATGCTTCCTGTACCGAAAGTATCAACATAGAGTGAGACTGGTTCGGCGATACCAATGGCATAGGCCAACTGGACCTGGCATCTTTCACCATAGCCGGCAGCGACAAGATTCTTTGCAATATATCGGGCTAGATAGGCAGCAGACCGGTCCACTTTGGATGGATCTTTGCCCGAGAAGGCTCCCCCACCATGAGCAGCAGCACCACCATAAGTATCAACAATAATTTTGCGGCCGGTCAGACCGGCATCACCTTCAGGACCGCCAATGACGAAATTCCCTGTTGGATTAATATGAAAAACCGTATCTTTTGTGAGCAACTCCAGAGGAAGGGCTTTCTTGATGACCTCTTCAATCAGGCCGGCCTCAATGACAGAATGAGCTATTACATCATGCTGATGAGAGAGAACAATGGTGCTGATATGACTTGGTTTTCCCTCTACATAATCCACTGTGACCTGACATTTACCATCGGGTCTCAGAAAATCAAGAACCTTATTTTTCCTGACTTCCGCAGCCTTCTTCATGATTTGATGTGAAAACTGTATGGGTGCCGGCATTAATTCTTCTGTATCCCGGCAGGCATACCCGAACATAAGTCCCTGGTCTCCGGCACCCTGTTCTATATGGAGTCCCTGTCCAGCAGTAACTCCCTGACTGATATCAAAAGATTGCGGTTTTATTGCAGATAGAACAGAAAAAGAGTGATAATCGATTCCATAGTTGGGATCGTCATAACCTATATCTTTAAGAGTATCTCTGGCAACCTGTATAAAATCGATATAACCGCTGGTTGTTATTTCACCACCGACGAGAATCATACCTGTGGATGCAAAGCATTCACAGGCGACTCTTGATTCTTTATCCTGTTCCAGAGCTTTGTCCAAAACGGCATCGGAAATAAGGTCACAAACCTTGTCAGGATGTCCCTCACCGACGCTTTCGGATGTAAACTGGTAAGTCTTGCGAGAATTCATATAATTACCTCCAAATGAGGGCTAATCATACCTGTTTCAAAATGTTTTGTTAAGACAGAATTTAAAGTAAAGCTTCTATTGATTCCTGAACATCGGTCTGCCAGTTTTCTGAACCGTCCAGGAAGGATATCTCATAGATGACACCGGTGTGTTCAATCCTGACATTTAAATTAACAATGCCCTCATGAGTCTTCAGGGAACAATTCTTCAATATTGTTCCTGCTTCAAGACCGGTAGTTTTGTATAGTTCCTCGATTTTAAGAACGGCACCGGTAATGGAAAGTTCCAGGACATGAGAATTGATGAGCTGCAGATTAGCAGGATTCATAAACATAAAATCAAGACGATGTTCTCCCACAGGCACGAGCTGATGAGATTTTCTGACTTCCGGAGCAACTTTGTAACGAAGGATCATGGCTTCCAGGTTTTCCATGGATTCATCAACAGGCATCAGGCCATTAACACCCAAAAAATGGGCCTTGTGTGCATCCTCATTATTAAAAAGAGGATCAACCAGAAGGATAAAGAGGGATGAATCCCGTGAAAACTGTTCCCTTAAAAATTTAACTGCCAGCTTCCAATGCCTTGGATACTCACTTTCATGGAATAGGACCACATCCGGTCTTATCTCGTTGAAGTTATCCATAGCCTTGAGAGGGTTGGTATAATGTATAAAACCGTATCCGGCGGGTGTGAAATAACGGTGGACCCTTGAAGCTGTCATCTGCTCGGCAGAAACTAATAATATCTTCATCTATTCTGTTCCTATGTTCGTAACTTCATAACGGTATATTCTCCAAATATTATCTGAGCGGTGTAAATAATAAATATAGCGCTTAATTTCTTTAAATCCGTTGTTTTGAAAAACTTCCCTGACGATCACAGAGGCTTCATTGCTGGTATAGCTGGTCTGGAGAACTTCAAAATCAACGGGAATGTCGACGATCCCCTGATTTTCAGGAACCTTGTTCATCTCAAGATCCATTCGATACACCTCTACAGCAGCTTCCTGCTCAAGTTCTGACATTTTTTCAAACTGTCTTCTTGTCATATTACTTTGAAGAAGGATTTCTTTCAGATCCAGATAAAGGAAAAATTTATTCCATTGGTTCTTCTGCCTGGCTTGAAGAGTGTAATGAACAATATCATCGGGAGCCATACCGGCAGAAGCCAGAATCTCACCAGTCTCCAGATCAATCATATCTTTATATTCATTCTCATACATTCCAGGTCGTATCGTCAGAGAGAGCTTATTCGACTGTATGCCCATACCTGTCTCCCTGTTTTTGAGCTCAGGAAAAAAATCTCCCTCAAGAACGTAAATACCGGGGTCCTGGATTTCAACATAGCTGTCCAGATCCAGGATGAACCCGAACTCCTCTCCCGGCTGCAGGGTTATCATTCGATAATAGGCAGGTTCATTCCTTTCATAATTCACCAGATATTCTCTTGATGGAGGAA is drawn from Oceanispirochaeta sp. and contains these coding sequences:
- the amrS gene encoding AmmeMemoRadiSam system radical SAM enzyme, which gives rise to MSAPPLYRSLGDRGFQCLLCPHSCILKPGKQGLCGVRTASEDRIEPQSAPVTTMAVDPVEKKPFYHFLPGSSSLSIGFSGCNLKCPFCQNHELVSTSFTNQDITARFILEKVLESGFPSVSFTYSEPLVHIEFLIETAILLKENNIAPLLVTNGCINPEPGRWLISHMDAIKVDLKSFNSQWYKNELQGDLDSVKEFISMASSMVHLEVVTLIIPGKNDSESEIRESSEFLACLNRSIPFHLTAYYPQDQYSTPPTSPVLLNRLKLIASESLDHVYTGNTGQQDSTYCGTCGILLIDRNSGFIYLKPEGLCPECHTPLYGRF
- the metK gene encoding methionine adenosyltransferase; amino-acid sequence: MNSRKTYQFTSESVGEGHPDKVCDLISDAVLDKALEQDKESRVACECFASTGMILVGGEITTSGYIDFIQVARDTLKDIGYDDPNYGIDYHSFSVLSAIKPQSFDISQGVTAGQGLHIEQGAGDQGLMFGYACRDTEELMPAPIQFSHQIMKKAAEVRKNKVLDFLRPDGKCQVTVDYVEGKPSHISTIVLSHQHDVIAHSVIEAGLIEEVIKKALPLELLTKDTVFHINPTGNFVIGGPEGDAGLTGRKIIVDTYGGAAAHGGGAFSGKDPSKVDRSAAYLARYIAKNLVAAGYGERCQVQLAYAIGIAEPVSLYVDTFGTGSMDESKMEEIIRKEFDMTPFGIISQFDLKRPIYYPTAAYGHFGRSEFPWEALDRVVDLQKYL